One Kitasatospora sp. MAP12-44 DNA segment encodes these proteins:
- a CDS encoding globin, which yields MNEIRHGTLHEESFFDSVGGEPTFRRLVHRFYQGVAADELLRPMYPEADLGPAEERLVLFLMQYWGGPRTYSEERGHPRLRMRHAPFKVDRAAHDAWLRHMRVAVDELALAPEAERQLWDYLSYAAASMVNSAE from the coding sequence GTGAACGAGATCCGGCATGGCACGCTGCACGAGGAGAGCTTCTTCGATTCGGTGGGCGGCGAGCCCACCTTCCGCCGGCTGGTGCACCGTTTCTACCAGGGGGTGGCGGCGGACGAACTGCTGCGGCCGATGTATCCCGAGGCGGATCTCGGGCCGGCCGAGGAAAGGCTTGTCCTCTTCCTGATGCAGTACTGGGGCGGCCCGCGCACCTACAGCGAGGAACGCGGTCACCCGCGCCTGCGAATGCGGCATGCACCGTTCAAGGTCGACCGCGCCGCGCACGATGCCTGGCTTCGCCATATGCGGGTCGCGGTGGACGAGTTGGCGCTCGCACCGGAGGCCGAGCGGCAGTTGTGGGACTACCTCAGTTACGCCGCAGCGTCGATGGTCAACTCCGCTGAGTAA
- a CDS encoding ABC transporter permease has translation MSATPEKERASAFLNLSRVMIVSFVRDRMALFFVLLMPLIFLVMFGFLFKSSGTSHLKVAQFGPVQVLDELQGQQRAGLDSVFTITKVTDEAAGLEAVKKGTLDALIEDGPDGQPLLHFSASDQVKAGAVQNIMNSFVQSANQDATGQPAKFRLSTAQVEDNALKPIQFLTPGLLGWAIASGAIFGASLTLVNWRKKRVLRRLRLAPVSAAAVVGSRVAVSLLVALAQTAIFLVVATTPMFGLKLSGNWWLVVPLVLCATIAFMSIGLVTGSFAKTEEAANGINQLVILPMSFLSGSFFPLDNSPGWLQGLSKIFPLHYLVTSAQSVLTRGGGLMDVLPAMGGLLAFAAVMTLIASRFFSWDDA, from the coding sequence ATGAGCGCCACCCCTGAGAAGGAACGGGCGAGCGCCTTCCTCAACCTGTCGCGCGTGATGATCGTGTCGTTCGTCCGGGACCGGATGGCGCTCTTCTTCGTGCTGCTGATGCCGCTGATCTTCCTGGTGATGTTCGGCTTCCTCTTCAAGAGCTCCGGCACCTCGCACCTCAAGGTCGCCCAGTTCGGTCCTGTCCAGGTGCTGGACGAGCTGCAGGGCCAGCAACGGGCCGGACTCGACAGCGTGTTCACCATCACCAAGGTGACCGACGAGGCGGCCGGCCTGGAGGCGGTGAAGAAGGGCACCCTGGACGCCCTGATCGAGGACGGTCCGGACGGTCAGCCGCTGCTGCACTTCAGTGCCTCCGACCAGGTCAAGGCCGGCGCCGTGCAGAACATCATGAACTCCTTCGTGCAGTCGGCGAACCAGGACGCCACCGGCCAACCGGCCAAGTTCCGGCTGAGCACGGCCCAGGTCGAGGACAACGCGCTCAAGCCGATCCAGTTCCTCACCCCGGGCCTGCTCGGCTGGGCGATCGCCAGCGGCGCGATCTTCGGCGCCTCGCTCACCCTGGTGAACTGGCGCAAGAAGCGGGTGCTCCGCCGGCTGCGGCTGGCACCGGTGAGCGCGGCGGCAGTGGTCGGCTCGCGGGTCGCGGTCAGCCTGCTGGTCGCGCTGGCCCAGACCGCGATCTTCCTGGTGGTGGCGACCACACCGATGTTCGGTCTGAAGCTGAGCGGCAACTGGTGGCTGGTGGTCCCGCTGGTGCTCTGCGCGACCATCGCCTTCATGTCGATCGGTCTGGTCACCGGCTCCTTCGCGAAGACCGAGGAGGCGGCCAACGGGATCAATCAGCTGGTCATCCTGCCGATGTCCTTCCTCTCCGGGTCCTTCTTCCCGCTGGACAACTCGCCGGGGTGGCTGCAGGGCCTGTCGAAGATCTTCCCGCTGCACTATCTGGTCACCTCCGCGCAGTCGGTGCTGACCCGCGGCGGCGGGCTGATGGACGTGCTGCCGGCGATGGGCGGGCTGCTCGCCTTCGCCGCCGTGATGACGCTGATCGCCTCGCGCTTCTTCAGCTGGGACGACGCGTAG
- a CDS encoding ABC transporter ATP-binding protein: MSLSVETGEFYGLLGPNGAGKTTTLEILEGIREPDEGRVELLGMAPWPRNSKLLPRIGVQFQASAFFDKLTARETIRTFASFYGVGPKRADAMLERVGLTDSAAVLTDKMSGGQAQRLSIACALAHDPELVFLDEPTTGLDPQARRNLWDLLRDINAEGRTVVLTTHYLDEAEILCDRVAVMDHGKVLRTGAPAALVRELDDTVRVSVESGQLSADTARELFTAAGGEIANLEDNGVSLSLSTKVPGPILAVLADRSALRGLEVRGATLEDVFLHLTGREYRA; the protein is encoded by the coding sequence GTGTCACTCTCCGTCGAGACTGGCGAGTTCTACGGTCTGCTGGGCCCCAACGGGGCGGGCAAGACCACCACACTGGAGATCCTGGAGGGGATCCGCGAGCCCGACGAGGGCCGGGTGGAGCTGCTGGGGATGGCGCCCTGGCCGCGCAACAGCAAACTGCTGCCGCGGATCGGCGTGCAGTTCCAGGCCTCCGCCTTCTTCGACAAACTGACGGCACGCGAGACCATCCGCACCTTCGCCTCCTTCTACGGCGTCGGCCCCAAGCGGGCGGACGCGATGCTGGAGCGGGTCGGACTGACCGACTCCGCTGCCGTCCTGACCGACAAGATGTCCGGTGGCCAGGCCCAGCGGCTCTCGATCGCCTGCGCGCTGGCGCACGATCCCGAGTTGGTCTTCCTGGACGAGCCGACCACCGGTCTTGACCCGCAGGCCCGCCGCAACCTCTGGGACCTGCTGCGGGACATCAACGCCGAGGGCCGCACGGTGGTGCTGACCACCCACTACCTGGACGAGGCGGAGATCCTCTGCGACCGCGTCGCGGTGATGGACCACGGCAAGGTGCTGCGCACCGGCGCACCGGCGGCGCTGGTCCGGGAGTTGGACGACACCGTCCGGGTCAGCGTGGAGTCCGGCCAGCTCTCCGCCGACACGGCACGCGAGCTGTTCACCGCGGCGGGCGGGGAGATCGCCAACCTGGAGGACAACGGCGTCTCGCTCTCGCTCTCCACCAAGGTGCCAGGACCGATCCTGGCCGTGCTGGCCGATCGGAGCGCGCTGCGCGGCCTCGAGGTGCGCGGCGCCACGCTGGAGGACGTCTTCCTCCACCTGACCGGACGGGAGTACCGCGCATGA
- a CDS encoding YhjD/YihY/BrkB family envelope integrity protein gives MAGTPEGSDRSGSGGVSRVGRLHAWGRRLWSGGKELELMHRAMGFAALGFVTLVPLLITLAAASPVRGAGFAGWMVDGLGVSGSSADAVRQLFSSPRRVLSTTTALSLAAVAFFGVSFMAAVQTGYERIWKLKAAPWHSAWRQTLGLAGLAGYLLAASWTGVPWRHSPIQPALGLTWTTIVGVIFFWWLQRLLLSGRVGWRPLFPGACATVAALVGLRLFSQLVFAPLIVSSATSYGAIGTVLVVQSWLIGVGFTVFAGALVGRVRFEEVQHMAEGPARSDGAL, from the coding sequence ATGGCCGGCACGCCGGAGGGTTCGGATCGCTCGGGTTCGGGTGGGGTGTCGCGGGTGGGGCGGCTGCACGCGTGGGGGCGGCGGCTCTGGAGTGGCGGGAAGGAACTGGAGCTGATGCACCGGGCGATGGGGTTCGCGGCGCTCGGGTTTGTGACGCTGGTGCCACTGCTGATCACCTTGGCGGCGGCCTCGCCGGTCCGGGGGGCCGGGTTCGCGGGGTGGATGGTGGACGGGCTGGGAGTGTCGGGCAGTTCGGCCGACGCCGTCCGGCAGCTGTTCAGCTCGCCCCGGCGGGTGCTGAGCACGACCACGGCCCTCAGCCTCGCGGCAGTGGCCTTCTTCGGGGTCTCGTTCATGGCGGCCGTGCAGACCGGCTACGAGCGGATCTGGAAGCTGAAGGCCGCCCCCTGGCACTCGGCCTGGCGCCAGACGCTGGGCCTGGCGGGCCTGGCGGGGTACCTGCTGGCGGCCTCCTGGACCGGTGTCCCCTGGCGGCACTCCCCGATCCAGCCGGCGCTCGGACTCACCTGGACGACCATCGTCGGAGTGATCTTCTTCTGGTGGCTGCAGCGGCTGCTGCTGAGCGGCCGGGTCGGCTGGCGGCCGCTCTTCCCGGGGGCGTGCGCGACGGTGGCCGCACTGGTGGGGCTGCGGCTGTTCTCGCAGCTGGTCTTCGCGCCGCTGATCGTCTCCAGCGCGACCTCCTACGGCGCGATCGGCACGGTGCTCGTGGTGCAGTCCTGGCTGATCGGCGTGGGGTTCACGGTGTTCGCGGGCGCGCTGGTGGGGCGGGTCCGCTTCGAGGAGGTCCAGCACATGGCAGAGGGCCCCGCCCGGTCGGACGGAGCCCTCTAG
- a CDS encoding FHA domain-containing protein: MTPPNAGGPFGAPAPPSHLPPMPGGMPGGAHGGGGMGGGMTEGLVTCPICRTPQTGRYCEECGYDYEASPMPQQNGYAQQQPPQPQPQQGYGYQQPPQAPGYGYPQQAPPQQQPPQHQPPQQQHQQNGYPQQQPQQPPQPAMGGGDPYATSFHLPPPSQPVQVEQPAPARSTWMAEVCADRDYFNDMMARSGPESAGLFFPPYCPPRRIPLTGRGQLRIGRRSQQKGTLPEIDLSVPPEDPAVSHNHALLAEQPDGSWVVVDQDSTNCTTLNYAADPIAPHTAIPLSDGDKIHVGAWTTITLHRS; encoded by the coding sequence ATGACACCGCCGAACGCCGGCGGGCCCTTCGGTGCGCCCGCGCCGCCGTCGCACCTGCCGCCGATGCCCGGCGGGATGCCTGGCGGGGCGCACGGCGGCGGCGGGATGGGCGGCGGGATGACCGAGGGCCTGGTCACCTGCCCGATCTGCCGCACGCCGCAGACCGGGCGGTACTGCGAGGAGTGCGGGTACGACTACGAGGCGTCCCCGATGCCGCAGCAGAACGGCTACGCGCAGCAGCAGCCCCCGCAGCCACAGCCGCAGCAGGGGTACGGCTACCAGCAGCCCCCGCAGGCTCCCGGGTACGGCTACCCGCAGCAGGCGCCGCCCCAGCAGCAACCGCCTCAGCACCAGCCGCCTCAGCAGCAGCACCAGCAGAACGGCTACCCGCAGCAGCAGCCCCAGCAGCCGCCGCAGCCCGCGATGGGCGGCGGTGACCCGTACGCGACCTCGTTCCACCTGCCGCCGCCGTCCCAGCCGGTCCAGGTGGAGCAGCCCGCACCGGCCCGCTCCACCTGGATGGCCGAGGTCTGCGCCGACCGGGACTACTTCAACGACATGATGGCGCGCAGCGGTCCGGAGTCCGCCGGGCTCTTCTTCCCGCCGTACTGCCCCCCGCGGCGGATCCCGCTGACCGGCCGCGGCCAGCTGCGGATCGGCCGGCGCAGCCAGCAGAAGGGCACCCTGCCGGAGATCGACCTGTCGGTGCCGCCGGAGGACCCGGCCGTCTCGCACAACCACGCGCTGCTGGCCGAGCAGCCCGACGGCAGCTGGGTGGTGGTGGACCAGGACTCCACCAACTGCACCACGCTCAACTACGCCGCCGACCCGATCGCCCCGCACACCGCGATCCCCCTGAGCGACGGCGACAAGATCCACGTCGGCGCCTGGACCACGATCACGCTGCACCGCTCCTAG
- a CDS encoding VWA domain-containing protein, with the protein MASLTKSNLPRFSTDIFQNEYLADGAREVNAIVTVTATGGGTTGGRPLGAMADAGAAAGTDSAVVIMVDCSGSMDYPPTKMRNARDATAVAIDTIRDGVAFAVVAGTHEAKDIYPGGGQLAVADAGTREAAKQSLRKLSAGGGTAIGTWLDKADKLFLTRREIAIRHGILLTDGRNEHEKPEDLQRVLDRVTGHYTSDCRGVGTDWELTELRRISSALLGTVDIVAEPSGLADDFRGMMEAAMGKQVADVALRIWTPANASVKFVKQVAPDLEDLTERRVEAGPRAGDYPTGSWGDESRDYHVCVQVPSAAVGNEMLAARISLVLPQGDGSTEVLSQGLVKAVWTDDLASSTRISPQVAHYTGQAELAESIQVGLEAHRAGDLDLATAKLGAAVRLAHQTGNEGTYRLLQKVVDVVDPKEGTVRFRKDVSEADSMTLDTRSTKTVRVKK; encoded by the coding sequence ATGGCCAGTCTGACGAAGTCGAACCTGCCCAGGTTCAGCACGGACATCTTCCAGAACGAGTACCTCGCCGACGGCGCCCGCGAGGTCAACGCGATCGTCACCGTCACCGCGACCGGCGGCGGTACCACCGGCGGCCGCCCGCTCGGCGCGATGGCCGACGCGGGCGCCGCGGCGGGCACCGACTCGGCCGTCGTGATCATGGTCGACTGCTCGGGCTCGATGGACTACCCGCCCACCAAGATGCGCAACGCCCGGGACGCCACCGCCGTCGCCATCGACACCATCCGCGACGGCGTCGCCTTCGCGGTGGTGGCCGGCACCCACGAGGCCAAGGACATCTACCCCGGTGGCGGGCAGCTCGCGGTGGCCGACGCCGGCACCCGGGAGGCAGCGAAGCAGTCGCTGCGCAAGCTCAGCGCAGGCGGCGGCACCGCCATCGGCACCTGGCTGGACAAGGCCGACAAGCTCTTTCTGACCCGCCGCGAGATAGCCATCCGGCACGGCATCCTGCTCACCGACGGCCGCAACGAGCACGAGAAGCCCGAGGACCTGCAGCGCGTGCTGGACCGGGTGACCGGCCACTACACCTCCGACTGCCGCGGCGTCGGGACGGACTGGGAGCTGACCGAGCTGCGCCGGATCTCCTCCGCGCTGCTGGGCACCGTGGACATCGTCGCCGAGCCGTCCGGCCTGGCCGACGACTTCCGCGGGATGATGGAGGCGGCCATGGGCAAGCAGGTCGCCGACGTGGCGCTGCGGATCTGGACCCCGGCCAACGCCTCGGTGAAGTTCGTCAAGCAGGTCGCTCCCGACCTGGAGGACCTGACCGAGCGCCGGGTCGAGGCGGGCCCGCGGGCCGGCGACTACCCCACCGGCTCCTGGGGCGACGAGAGCCGCGACTACCACGTCTGCGTGCAGGTCCCGTCGGCCGCCGTGGGCAACGAGATGCTCGCCGCCCGGATCAGCCTGGTGCTGCCGCAGGGCGACGGCAGCACCGAGGTGCTCTCCCAAGGTCTGGTCAAGGCGGTCTGGACGGACGACCTGGCCTCCTCCACCCGGATCAGCCCGCAGGTCGCGCACTACACCGGCCAGGCCGAGCTTGCGGAGTCCATCCAGGTGGGCCTGGAGGCGCACCGCGCGGGCGATCTCGACCTGGCCACCGCCAAGTTGGGGGCGGCCGTCCGGCTCGCGCACCAGACCGGGAACGAGGGCACCTACCGCCTGCTGCAGAAGGTGGTGGATGTGGTGGACCCGAAGGAGGGTACGGTTCGGTTCCGTAAGGATGTGAGCGAGGCCGATTCGATGACCCTGGACACCCGCTCCACCAAGACCGTTCGTGTGAAGAAGTGA
- a CDS encoding protein phosphatase 2C domain-containing protein: protein MPQQTMWCPTCVEPLDPDDMFCGSCGANLAAPEPPSAAGPSAAGPSAAQPSAAQPSGTQPSAGEPDFELEPAGAARPGCVHCGARQVASDGYCEACGGVQPRPRDHMEQSLQGVAGVSDRGLRHHRNEDSFMLAATSLPDGAAAVLAVVCDGVSSASRPDEASQAAAETASQALLTSLEEGVAAEPAMRRAILAAAEVVAALASDGTAPTPHSNSPACTLVSTVAAAGVVTVGWVGDSRAYWIPDDREGAEPYRLTEDDSWAARMVSAGLMGEAEAYADARAHAITGWLGADAEEVEPHTVTFTPHVPGVLLVCTDGLWNYAEAATQLADLVRSDARTDPLRAARVLVDFAVAAGGHDNITVAVLPVVPLTVEGYTETLLDLPVLRPVPAQAAPPLPDAPPAPPAPAAPPMPAGPPAVPATQQSD from the coding sequence ATGCCTCAACAGACCATGTGGTGCCCGACCTGCGTGGAGCCGCTCGACCCGGACGACATGTTCTGCGGCTCCTGCGGGGCGAACCTGGCCGCGCCGGAGCCGCCGTCCGCCGCGGGCCCGTCCGCCGCGGGCCCGTCCGCCGCGCAGCCGTCCGCCGCGCAGCCGTCCGGCACGCAGCCGTCCGCCGGCGAGCCGGACTTCGAGCTGGAGCCGGCCGGCGCGGCCCGCCCCGGCTGCGTGCACTGCGGCGCGCGGCAGGTCGCCTCCGACGGCTACTGCGAGGCCTGCGGCGGCGTCCAGCCGCGCCCGCGCGACCACATGGAGCAGTCGCTGCAGGGTGTCGCGGGCGTCAGCGACCGCGGTCTGCGCCACCACCGCAACGAGGACTCCTTCATGCTCGCGGCCACCTCGCTGCCGGACGGTGCCGCCGCCGTGCTCGCGGTGGTCTGCGACGGCGTCTCCTCCGCCTCGCGCCCCGACGAGGCCTCGCAGGCCGCCGCCGAGACCGCCTCGCAGGCGCTGCTGACCTCGCTCGAGGAGGGCGTCGCGGCCGAGCCGGCGATGCGGCGGGCGATCCTGGCCGCGGCCGAGGTGGTCGCGGCGCTGGCCTCCGACGGCACCGCCCCGACCCCGCACTCCAACTCCCCCGCCTGCACCCTGGTCAGCACGGTGGCCGCGGCCGGCGTGGTGACCGTCGGCTGGGTCGGCGACAGCCGGGCGTACTGGATCCCGGACGACCGGGAGGGCGCCGAGCCCTACCGGCTGACCGAGGACGACTCCTGGGCGGCCCGGATGGTCTCGGCCGGCCTGATGGGCGAGGCCGAGGCCTACGCGGACGCCCGGGCGCACGCGATCACCGGCTGGCTCGGCGCCGACGCCGAGGAGGTCGAGCCGCACACCGTCACCTTCACGCCGCACGTCCCCGGGGTGCTGCTGGTCTGCACCGACGGCCTGTGGAACTACGCCGAGGCCGCCACCCAGCTGGCCGACCTGGTGCGCTCCGACGCCCGGACCGACCCGCTGCGGGCGGCCCGGGTGCTGGTCGACTTCGCCGTCGCGGCGGGCGGGCACGACAACATCACGGTCGCCGTGCTGCCGGTCGTGCCGCTGACCGTCGAGGGGTACACCGAGACGCTGCTCGACCTGCCGGTGCTGCGCCCGGTGCCGGCGCAGGCCGCCCCGCCCCTCCCGGACGCCCCGCCCGCGCCGCCGGCGCCCGCGGCACCCCCGATGCCGGCCGGCCCGCCGGCCGTACCGGCCACCCAGCAGTCCGACTGA
- a CDS encoding serine/threonine-protein kinase: protein MSLPSARSAAPDSAVSAASAGSSRTGSARSMSGRSRSHRSSRTGTRGSVSVKSSKGTAGSTTRSRLGAGLVTVPPVPKLDPASAVLANPEVPERKRFCSKCEAPVGREKNGVPGRPDGFCTKCGTAYSFTPKLRHGDLVGGQYDVLGCLAYGGLGWIYLAVDRRVSDRWVVLKGLLDTGDEDALAVAIAERRFLAEVDHPNIVRIINFVEHPDPANGSVDGYIVMEYVGGKSLKDIANERRTPDGRREPLPVEQAIAYALEALPALGYLHSRGLIYCDFKIDNVIQSEDSLKVIDMGAVRGFNDDGPIYGTVGYQAPEIATDGPSPASDLYTVARTLAVLTFDFQGYSTQYRDELPGPELVPIFEQYESFYRLLVRATDPDPSGRFASAEEMADQLTGVLREILALQDGSPRPALSTLFGPELRVVDTELLAEGSGSAPGLPKVEALDAAGAALALPVPRVDPGDPNAGFLATLMATQPSEAIAALQGAPTQSVERRLRELRARIELGDQTAVQRALDALEADEPGDWRVIWYRGLALLVASAATRSREQVEAAAEAFDAVYDAFPGEAAPKLALGVCAELLGNGEDAAEFYRLVWSTDHAYVSAAFGLARVRLAAGDRTGAVLALESVPETSSHFTAARIAAVRSRLRERSPQEPLALDLGASSTQLTALGLDDRRREELSVELLGAALGWVLAGRPSQQAGAADPGGLTVLGHPADERELRFALERSYRVLARLSDRAESRIAMVERANRTRPRTWV, encoded by the coding sequence GTGTCCCTGCCCTCGGCCCGCTCCGCCGCCCCCGACTCCGCCGTCTCGGCCGCCTCGGCCGGCTCCTCGCGGACCGGCTCGGCCCGCTCGATGTCGGGCCGCTCCCGCTCGCACCGCTCCTCGCGAACCGGCACCCGTGGCTCGGTCTCGGTGAAGAGCAGCAAGGGCACCGCCGGCAGCACCACCCGCTCCCGGCTCGGCGCAGGACTGGTGACGGTCCCGCCGGTGCCCAAGCTCGACCCCGCCTCGGCCGTGCTGGCCAACCCCGAGGTGCCCGAGCGCAAGCGCTTCTGCAGCAAGTGCGAGGCGCCGGTGGGCCGGGAGAAGAACGGCGTGCCCGGCCGCCCCGACGGCTTCTGCACCAAGTGCGGCACCGCGTACTCCTTCACCCCCAAGCTGCGCCACGGCGACCTGGTCGGCGGCCAGTACGACGTGCTCGGCTGCCTGGCCTACGGCGGCCTCGGCTGGATCTACCTCGCGGTGGACCGCCGGGTCAGCGACCGCTGGGTGGTGCTGAAGGGCCTGCTGGACACCGGCGACGAGGACGCGCTGGCGGTGGCGATCGCCGAGCGCCGGTTCCTGGCCGAGGTCGACCACCCGAACATCGTGCGCATCATCAACTTCGTCGAGCACCCCGACCCGGCCAACGGCTCGGTCGACGGCTACATCGTGATGGAGTACGTCGGCGGCAAGTCCCTCAAGGACATCGCCAACGAGCGCCGCACGCCGGACGGCCGGCGCGAGCCGCTGCCCGTCGAGCAGGCCATCGCGTACGCGCTGGAGGCCCTGCCGGCGCTCGGCTACCTGCACAGCCGGGGTCTGATCTACTGCGACTTCAAGATCGACAACGTGATCCAGAGCGAGGACTCGCTCAAGGTCATCGACATGGGCGCGGTGCGCGGCTTCAACGACGACGGCCCGATCTACGGCACGGTCGGCTACCAGGCGCCGGAGATCGCGACGGACGGCCCGTCGCCGGCCTCCGACCTCTACACGGTCGCCCGCACGCTGGCCGTGCTCACCTTCGACTTCCAGGGCTACAGCACCCAGTACCGCGACGAGCTGCCCGGCCCCGAGCTGGTCCCGATCTTCGAGCAGTACGAGTCCTTCTACCGCCTGCTGGTGCGCGCCACCGACCCCGACCCGAGCGGCCGGTTCGCCTCGGCCGAGGAGATGGCCGACCAGCTGACCGGCGTGCTGCGCGAGATCCTGGCCCTCCAGGACGGCTCGCCGCGGCCCGCGCTCTCCACCCTGTTCGGCCCCGAACTGCGGGTGGTGGACACCGAGTTGCTGGCCGAGGGCAGCGGCAGCGCGCCCGGCCTTCCGAAGGTCGAGGCGCTGGACGCGGCGGGCGCCGCGCTGGCCCTGCCGGTGCCGCGGGTGGACCCGGGCGACCCCAACGCCGGGTTCCTCGCCACCCTGATGGCCACCCAGCCGAGCGAGGCGATCGCCGCCCTGCAGGGCGCGCCCACCCAGTCGGTGGAGCGCCGGCTGCGCGAGCTGCGGGCCCGGATCGAACTGGGCGACCAGACGGCGGTGCAGCGCGCGCTGGACGCGCTGGAGGCCGACGAGCCGGGCGACTGGCGGGTGATCTGGTACCGCGGTCTCGCCCTGCTGGTCGCCTCGGCCGCCACCCGGTCCCGCGAGCAGGTGGAGGCCGCCGCCGAGGCGTTCGACGCGGTCTACGACGCGTTCCCCGGCGAGGCCGCGCCCAAGCTGGCGCTGGGCGTCTGCGCCGAGCTGCTGGGCAACGGCGAGGACGCCGCCGAGTTCTACCGGCTGGTCTGGAGCACCGACCACGCCTACGTCAGCGCCGCCTTCGGCCTGGCCCGGGTCCGGCTGGCGGCCGGCGACCGGACCGGAGCCGTGCTGGCGCTGGAGTCGGTGCCGGAGACCTCCAGCCACTTCACCGCCGCCCGGATAGCGGCCGTCCGCTCCCGGCTGCGCGAGCGCTCCCCGCAGGAGCCGCTCGCCCTCGACCTCGGCGCCAGTTCGACCCAGCTGACCGCGCTGGGCCTGGACGACCGGCGTCGCGAGGAGCTCTCGGTGGAGCTGCTGGGCGCCGCGCTGGGCTGGGTGCTGGCCGGCCGGCCCTCCCAGCAGGCGGGAGCCGCCGACCCCGGCGGCCTGACGGTGCTGGGACATCCCGCCGACGAGCGGGAACTGCGGTTCGCCCTGGAACGGTCCTACCGGGTACTGGCCCGGTTGTCCGACCGGGCGGAGAGCAGGATCGCGATGGTGGAGCGGGCGAACCGGACCCGTCCACGGACTTGGGTGTGA
- a CDS encoding glutamate ABC transporter substrate-binding protein → MRSKSWLVLVAALVVPFSLGVNADAAPREAAAPLLAPALAPAATAATAATASCDPTKSVRPSLDESGPAVSAIKRRGVLIAGVDQNSYRWGFRDPQTGELQGFDIDLVHAVAKAILGDPNKVEFKTVPTDQRINAIKSGEVDLIARTMSITCDRLNDVAFSSAYFEAGQQVVVPRSAKATTIDQALKGKTVCVADSSTAQTELKSNQHGAATVKVVGNQLDCLVLMQLGQVDATMTDNALAVGQAAQDPTVQVIGPSLTAEPYGIAMAKGATDLVARVNQVLEDYRGNGWQASYDKWLGPYLGPSNGPPPADYLP, encoded by the coding sequence GTGCGAAGCAAGAGCTGGCTGGTCCTGGTGGCGGCCCTGGTGGTGCCGTTCAGCCTGGGCGTGAACGCCGACGCGGCCCCGCGCGAAGCCGCGGCGCCGCTGCTCGCGCCCGCGCTCGCCCCGGCGGCGACGGCGGCGACGGCGGCGACGGCGAGTTGCGACCCGACCAAGAGCGTGCGGCCGAGCCTGGACGAGAGCGGCCCGGCGGTCAGCGCCATCAAGCGGCGCGGCGTGCTGATCGCGGGCGTCGACCAGAACAGCTACCGCTGGGGCTTCCGCGACCCGCAGACCGGTGAGTTGCAGGGCTTCGACATCGACCTGGTGCACGCCGTGGCCAAGGCGATCCTGGGCGATCCCAACAAGGTCGAGTTCAAGACCGTGCCGACGGATCAGCGTATTAATGCCATTAAGAGCGGCGAGGTCGATCTGATCGCGCGTACGATGTCGATCACTTGTGATCGCCTCAATGACGTCGCCTTCTCGTCGGCGTACTTCGAGGCGGGGCAGCAGGTGGTGGTTCCGCGGTCGGCCAAGGCGACCACCATCGACCAGGCGTTGAAGGGGAAGACCGTCTGCGTGGCGGACTCCTCCACCGCCCAGACCGAACTGAAGAGCAATCAGCACGGCGCCGCGACCGTCAAGGTGGTGGGCAACCAGCTGGACTGCCTGGTGCTGATGCAGCTGGGTCAGGTGGACGCGACCATGACCGACAACGCGCTCGCCGTCGGCCAGGCGGCGCAGGACCCGACCGTCCAGGTGATCGGCCCCTCGCTGACCGCGGAGCCGTACGGCATCGCCATGGCGAAGGGCGCCACCGACCTGGTGGCCCGGGTCAACCAGGTGCTGGAGGACTACCGCGGCAACGGGTGGCAGGCCAGCTACGACAAGTGGCTCGGCCCGTACCTCGGGCCGTCCAACGGTCCGCCGCCGGCCGACTACCTGCCGTAG